A window of Actinomadura viridis genomic DNA:
GCGTTCGACATGATGTGCGAGCGCGCGGTGTCGCGCGAGACCCGCTTCGGCCCGCTCGCCCGGCTCCAGATGACCCAGGAGAAGATCGCCGACAGCTGGATCGAGATGGAGCAGTTCCGGCTGCTGGTGCTGCGCACCGCCTGGCTCATCGACAAGCACGGCGACTACAAGAAGGTCCGCAAGGACATCGCGGCCGTGAAGGCCGCCATGCCCAAGGTCTTCCATGACGTCGTCCAGCGCGCCATGCACCTGCACGGCGCCCTGGGGGTGTCCGGGGAGATGCCCTTCGCGAGCATGCTGCTGGGCGCCCAGGCGCTGGCCATCGCCGACGGCCCCACCGAGGTCCACAAGATCACCGTGGCGCGGCAGCTGCTCCGCGACCTTGAGCCCGTCGAGGGACTGTGGCCCAGCGGGCACCTGCCCACCCGCCGCGAGGAGGCCCGCGCCCGTTACGCCGCCGCGCTGGAACACGCCCTGGGAAACGAGTGACCGCCACGACCCGCGAGCGCCTGCTGGACGCCGCCCAGCACCTGTACGCCCGGCGCGGCCTGGACGCGGTGAGCCTCCGCGAGATCAACCAGGCCGCGGGGGCGCGCAACGCCACCGCCGTCCAGTACCACTTCGGCGACCGCGCCGGGATCGTACGGGCCGTCTTCGACCGCCACCGGCCCGACATCGAGGCGCGCCGGCACGCCCTCCTGGACGCCTACGAGGCCGGGCGCCGCGCCCCCGGGCGCCGCGGTGACCCGGCGGCGCGGCAGGAGGACGTGCGGGCGCTGGCGGGGGCGCTGGTGCGGCCCCTGGCCGCCCGGCTGGAGGACGAGGGAGGCCGGGACTTCCTGCGGATCTGGGCCGAGGTGATCAACCGCCCAGGCCCGCTCGCCCCGACCGCCGCTCTGGAGGATCCGCGCGACAGCGTGTACCGGTGGCGGATGCTGGTGCTGCCGCTGCTGGAGGCGGACGCGGCGCGGCTGCACCGGCGCTTCGTCGCGATCCAGCACGCCTCGATCGCGCTCGGGCGGCGGGCCCGTTCGGGCCCGCACACCGACGACCGGCTGTTCGTCAGCTACCTGATCGACGTCGTCACGGCGATCCTGGCCGCCCCGGTGTCGGAGGAGACCCGCGCGCTGGCCGCCGAACGCGACGCCGCCCTGGAGGACCGGCCGCCCGGCGGGTCACATTCGTCCAAGACCGCGTCACGGCAGGCGCCGCAGACTGGGCATGTCACCGAATAAGACCGACATGACCAGGGAGGACGGCATGACCGCCACGCCCAGGAACACCTTCTACCCGCTCGTGAAGTACCGCGACCCGGCCAAGGCGATGGACTGGCTGGAGCAGGCCTTCGGCTTCGTCCCGCTCGCCGCGCACAAGGACGACGACGGCCGGGTCGTGCACGCCGAGATGCGCTACGACACCGGCATCGTCATGTTCGGCGCGGGCGAGCCGGGCGGGCCCGGAGTGTACGTCGCCGTGGACGACCCGGACGCCCACCACGACCGGGCCCGGGAGGCCGGGGCGGAGATCTTCCGGGGGCTGAGCGACCAGTCGTACGGGTCACGCGACTACGCCGCCCGCGACCCCGAGGGCAACGAGTGGTACTTCGGGACCTACCGTCCCTGACGCCGAAAATCGGGGGAGAGGTCCGGTACCGCGGTGCTACGGTGCCAGGGCCGGCCGCGGGACTCCGGCGCGACTTCCGGAACCCGCCCTTTACAGCGATGATTCGCCGCTCGTGCCCCCATTCCCCGGCCGGCCCCGGACCCTTCCCGAGACGGCGTGGCATGAGCGAGACGATGGCGGACCTGGTCGCCTGCGAGGACGTGCTGATGTTCGTCAACGCGGCGATCACCTCCACCGGCCAGGAGGAGTTCCACGACGGCGGGGGCGGTCAGCGGCTCTCCCTCGCCTTCCTGCACGCGTACATGCTGGCCAACTACCGGGAGCTGTACGCGGCGGTGCTCGCGCTGGACGTCAACGACCACAACGCGGCCATGATCGTCCGCAACCTGCTGGTGCACGCGGCGGACGCCGGCGGCCCGGACCGGCGGCGGGCGGAGGGCCGGCTGATCGCCGCCAGGCTGGAGGCCCTGCCGCCCCAGCGTGTACTGCGGCTGTTCCGCGACCTGCGCCGGGCCGGGGTGAACAACCGCCGCACCCGCGCCATCCTGCGGGACTGGATGGCCGCGCGCCCCGACCCCGCCTTCGTCTCCGTCAAGTACCGCGGGGCCGTCCGGGACGCCGTCCGGCACGCCCACCTCCGCGTCGACCCGGAGCTGGGGGACTTCCTCTTCGCGCCCCGCGCGCGGACCTCGTTCCCCACCCCGATGTTCGAGACCTGGCGCCGCGCCCACTACGAGCAGGCGGCGCTGTACGAGCTGCCCTACACGGTCGCCGAGGGCTTCGCGGCCAAGCACCGCATCCCCAGGCAGGTCTTCCTGGAGCGCATCGAGCCCCGCATGACCCGCCTCGAACGCCTGCGCCTCCAGGCGAACGCCGGTGAGCACAAGGCCGGCTCCGTCCGCACCGACCTGTCGGCCATGCCCCTGACCAGGCTCGCCTCGTACGTCCTGGCCCTGCCCCTGGACGAACGGGCCGAGCGCCGCGAGGAACTGACGACCGCGCTGCGCGCCGCGGCGCGGCGGACCGCAGGCTCCGCCGCCGGCAGGTGGGGGAGGGTCACCGCCGTCCTGGACGACAGCTACTCCACCACCGGCTCCGGGCAGAAGCGCCGCCGCCCGCTCGCGGTGGCGCTCGCCTGCCACCACCTGCTGCGGGTCCTCGCCACGCGGTACACCCCGCTGTGGTGCTCGGGCCGCTCCGACGCCCTGCTCCTGTACCCGTACGGGCCCACGCCCCTCGGCGAGCGGATCCTCGACGCCCTCGACACCGGCGCGGACCCGCCCCCCGACCGGCTCGTCATCGTCTCCGACGGCTGGGACAACGCCCCGCCCGGCCTGGCCGCCGAGGTGCTGCGCGTCTGGCGCGCCCGGCTCGACCCGGACCGGCGGGTGGCGATCACCCATCTGAACCCGGTGTACGACGCCGGCGGCTACGACGTGCGCAGGCTCGCGCCCACGGTTCCCACCGTGGGCATCAGGGACGCCGAGGACCTGCCCACGCTGGTCGAGCTGGCCCGCTTCGCCGAGGGCCGCGCCGGGATCGAGGACGTCCGCGCCTACCTCGGCGAGCGGGTGGCGCGCTTCACCGGAGGTGCCTGATGCCGTCCCTGTCTCTCGCCGGCCTGGCCACCGGGCCCGCGCAGGCCTGGGGCTCGGTCAGGCTGGTGCCCCTGCTCCGCGACGAGCCCGTCCCGCACCTGCGGCTGCACCGCAGGGTCTACCGCGACCCCTCGATCGTCGAGGTGGGCGACGGCACCGTCTACACCTCGTTCATCCCGCACGCCTTCGTCGCGACCTGGCAGGACGGCGACGGGCCCGCCGCCTCGTACGGCACCCGCCTGCTGGATAAGGACGACGCCGGGACCGGCCCCGCGCGGATGCCGATCCGGGTCCGCCGGCGGATGGCGCGGCGCGTGGCCAGGGACCGGCTGCGCTTCCTGCCGCTGCACCTGGCCGTCGAGGGATACCTGGCGCTGCACTTCGGCGGACCGGAGATCGCCTGGGAGGAGTGGTCGCGGCGGGCGCTGGACCGCGGCCTGTCGCCCCGGTGCGAGGAGTCCTACCTCGGCCTGCACGTCCAGGGCCTGGAGGACGCCCTGGGCGTCTTCGAGATCCATCCCGGCCAGTGCGGTGTCATGATCTACGTCGCGGACGCCCTGGCGGGCGCCTTCGTCGTGCCGCACCCCGACGACTACCGCGCCCTGCACGCCACCCTCGTGGAGGACCTCTACGGCGAGCGGATCTACCAGTACGGCCTGCTCAGGCCGCCGCTGGACGGCATGCTCGTGCGGATCGACGACACCCGCGTCCGCACCCCGCGGGACCTGCGCGCGGAGGCCGCGCGGTTCCAGGCGGAATGGGCGCGGTTCCACGACGAGGTCATGGCGGGCGGGCTCTTCGACCCGGACGGTACCTACCAGGAGGTCCAGTACCTCAACGGGTTCACGCTGGGGCGTTTCCTGCCCTCCTTCGCCCTACGGCGGGAGAACCACATCGGCGAGGCCGTCACCGACGGGGAGGGCCGGATCGCCTACCTCAAGTCCTTCCGCCTGTCCGACGGGCAGGTGCACCGCGGCCACCTCCTCACCCGCCTGGCCGCGCACGGCTGGCGGTTGGCCGACGCGGCCCCCGCCCTCGGCACCGACGCCGCCGGGCTGGCGCTGCGCCTGGAACGCTCGGGGTTCGGGTACCTGCTGCGGCAGGACGTCCTCGACCACTACCGCGCCCAGGCGCGCGCCCGCTCCCAGGCACGCGCCCGCGCGCGGAGGTGACCGCCGCCGCGCGCCGCCGCCGCGCGCCTCGGCCCCGCGCCCTGAGCGTTATCCGCGCAGGCCGGCGAAGAGATCGTCCTCGTGGTCGGGCGCCTCGACCCGGGAGAGGTGCCGGATGAACGGCTCCGAGCCCAGCGCCATCTGCTGCGCCTCCTCCGGCAGCCGCAGCAGGAAGATGTTCTCGCCCTGGCTGGCGTGGGCCTCCAGGGCCTTGCGCTTGCGCTCCACGTACGCCGACACGTCCACCACACTGGTGATCATCTCGTCCGGCACCCCGAAGTCGTCGGGCAGGTCGAAGCCGCTCACGTCCATGCCGGAGTCCTTGAGGTACTCCATCAGCCGGACGATGCCCGACCGCGGGACCGCCGTGTAGTACAGCTTCGAGGGGATCCCGGTCGATTCGGTCGCGGCCACGGCGATCCGGTGGGCCTGGATGTGGTCGGGGTGCCCGTAGCCGCCGTTCTCGTCGTAGGTCACCACGACCTGGGGCCGGTAACGCTCCATCAACGCCGCCAGCGGCGCGGCGGCGGTCTCCACGGGCACGTTGGCGAACGCCTCCGGATGCCCGTTGGTCTCCCAGCCCACCATGCCCGAGTCGCGGTGGCCGAGCAGCTCGACATGGTCGACGCCGAGCAGGGCGGCCGACGCGCGCAGCTCCGCCAGCCGTCGCCGGGCCACCTCTTCGCCGTCATGGCCGTCGTCGGTCGGCTTGAGCCCGCCCGCGTCGTCGCCCGCCTCGCCGTTGGTGCAGGTGACCAGCACCGTGCGGATCCCCTCCTCGGCGCAGCGGGCCAGCAGCCCTCCGGTGCCGAGGACCTCGTCGTCGGGGTGCGCGTGCACCGCCATCAACGTGAGCTGCGGTTTCATGCCGATCTCCTCTGGTTCCAAAGCAACCGGCCCACTCTACGGTCCGGCACCGACACTCCAGGGCCGCCCGACCGCCTGGCCCCCGCCCGCCTGCCTGCCTGCTCGCGCGGCCGGGTCACACCTGCGAGGAGACCTCCATCGCCGACAGGTCCGCGGTGGTCAGCGGATGCGCCGGGGGCTCGAACGGGAACATCGAGGTGGCCCGGAGGCCGTCGACGACCAGCAGCTCGCCCGGCTCCAGCAGCCGCCAGTCCGGGTCCTCGTCCATCCGCTCGCTGGCGATCACGTACGCCGGCACGTGCCGCGCGCCGCCCGCGGGCTCCAGGTCCAGGCTCCCGGGCTCGTGCCCCGCCCCCAGGTGCCGGCCGGGGCGTTGCAGGTCGGGCTCCAGCACCCACAGCTCGTTGGGCGACGGGTAGCGCAGGGCCCACAGCCGCCTGGCCTCGGCCAGCAGGAGGTTGAGCGAGTAGACGGGCAGCTCGGCCGCGATCCGCCGTACGGCGGCGACCAGGCCCGCCGTGGTGTCGCCGTGCCGCCGGATCTCCGCGGTGATGTAGGCGAAGACCCTCTCGGAGTCGGTGTGCCCCTCCAGAAGCGCCCGGTCCACCTCGGTCAGCCACGAGTCGAGCACGTCCAGGCCCTGCACCACCCCGTTGTGCGCGAACAGGCGGTTCCTCATGTTGAACGGGTGCGCGTTGTGCACGCTGATCGAGCCGCTGGAGGCGTAGCGGACGTGCGACACGAACGTGTGCGACACGACGTTGCGGGCCGCGGAGGCGAAGTCGGGGTTCTCGTACGCGGCGATCGGCGCCCGGTCCCGGACGGGCTCGTCGCCGAGCGAGAACCAGCCCAGCCCGGTGCCGTCGGGCATCCGCCGGCTCTGGGCGTGCAGGCTCTGGGGGGCGTCCAGCAGCCAGAACGTGGCGCGCACCCGCGGTCCGCCGGTCGTCATCCCGAATAGTCGGCACATGCCTCCCACCATGCCCGACGTCGCGCCCGCCGCACATCGGGGCGCCGGACGGCCGGGCCCGGTAAGGAAGGACGAGCCCGTCCCCGGCCCCTTTCGGCGGAATATGCCTTCGACGGCCCGCCCCGCTTGGCGTACCGTCCGGATATGGGGTCGCCAGTGGTGCTGCTCGACATCGATGGAGTGCTCAATCCGTTCAAACGGCCGCATCGCGGCTACCGGCGCCACCGGTGCTCTCCCAATGGCGTCACCTTCAAACTCTGGCTGAACTCAGGGCACGGCCGGGTGCTCCTCGAACTGGCCGAGACGACCGGTGCCGAGCTGGCCTGGGCCAGTTACTGGTGTGACGAGGCCAACGTCTGGGTCTGCCCGAGGATCGGCCTGCCCGAGCTGCCGTTCGTGCCCATCCCGCGCTATCCCGGGATCACCGAGGGCGGGACGCGGGGGGCGTGGAAGGCCCGCCATGTCGCCTCCTGGGCGCAGCGCCGGCCCTTCGTCTGGTTCGAGGACGAGCCGGACGTCACCGACTGCGTCGCCGCCGAGCCCGGAGTCGGCGACCACCTTCTCGTGCCCGTGGACCCCCAGGTCGGCCTGACCGGGGAGCACATCGAACGGGCGGCCGGCTGGCTGCGCTCGCTCGGCGGCTGACGCTCAGGGCCGGCGCCCGGCGGCTGATCACACCCCGACCGGCGCCCCGGCCCCACGCGGGGCCGGGGCACCGGCCGGCGCCGCTCAGCGGGTCCGGCGCCGGCCGGTGGGCGGCGGCCTCAGCAGTAGCCGTTGACGAGGTCGCTGAGCGCCTGCTTCTCGGCCGCGTCGACCGTGAGGCCGTAGCGGTACTTCACATCGGTCCAGGAGCGGGCGTACATGCAGCGGAAGGCGGTGCGGGAGGGGATCCACTCCGCCGGGTCCTGGTCGCCCTTGGACTGGTTGACGTTGTCGGTGACCGCCCACAGCTGCGAGCTGGCCCGGTCGTTGGCGAACGACTCCCGCCGGGAGGTCGTCCAGGAACTGGCCCCCGAACGCCATGCCTCGGCGAGCGGGACCATGTGGTCGATGTCGACGTCGGACGCCTGGGTCCAGGTGGCGCCGTCGTAGGGGCTGTACCACGATCCGGAGATCGCGGCGCAGCTGGAGTCGGTCTGGACGTTGGTTCCGTCCCTCTGGAGGACGATCTCGCGGGTGTTGCAGCTGCCCGACACCGTGCTCCAGTGCGGGAACAGATCGCGGTCGTAACCGCTGGAGGACCCCTCGGCGGCGACGCGCAGCGCCGCCAGGTGCTCGAGGGTGGTGGCCTTGCCGGGCGGGGCCGGCGGTGAGGCGAGGGCGTGCGGCGCGCTCAGCACCGCGGCGGACAGGGAGACGGCGAGGGCGGCTGCGGTGATCCCCGTGCGTTTCACGGGTCTCCTCCTCTGCTTGGGAGCATCAGCGGCCTCAGTGTCATTTAGCGGGATAAACCGGAAATGTCCGTTAGCTACCGACAAGGTCACGGTTCTGTTACGGCCGCCGTCTCACATTCGTCCAAGACGCGCGCCGCGCCGGCCGCCTAGCGTCCTGCTTTCCGACATGCGGAAATGGAGATGATCATGGCTCGACCACGGGTTCTGGATTTCGCCTACGGCTATATGCCGGCGCAGATCGTGTACGCCGCGGCGGAACTGCGGCTGGCCGACGCGCTGGCCGGCGGGCCCCGGACGAGCGCGGAACTGGCCGGGGAGACCGGGACGCACGCGCCGTCCCTCTACCGGCTGCTGCGCGCGCTCGCCTCCATGGGCGTCGTGGCCCAGCGGGAAGCCGACCTCTTCGAACTGACCTCGGCGGGGGAGGTCCTGAGGAGCGACCACCCCGCCTCGGTGCGGGGGCTGATCGGTCTCTACTGCGGGCCCGAGGTGTGGCGGTCATGGGGCGACCTGACCGCCACCGTGCGCAGCGGCGAACCCGCCTGGGACCGGCTCGTCGGGATGAGCTCGTTCGAGTTCATGGCGGGCGACGAGGAACTGGCGGCGACGTTCAACCGGGCCATGGCCGAGCACACGCGCGAGGTCGCCCCCGGGATCGTCGAGGCGTACGACTTCGGCCGGTTCGGCACCATCGCCGACCTCGGCGGGGGAGACGGCACCCTGCTGGCCGCGATCCTGCGGGCCGTTCCGGAGGCGCGGGGCGTCCTGGTGGACCTCCCCGCCGGTCTGGCCGGCGCCGACCGCACACTCGCCGAGGCGGGCGTGGCCGGCCGCTGCGAGGTGGTCCCGGGGGACTTCTTCGAGTCCGTTCCGGAAGGCGCCGACGCCTACCTGCTCAAGAGCGTGATCCACGACTGGAACGACGAGAAGGCCGCCGCCGTCCTGCGCACCTGCCGGAAGGCGATGCGCCCGGACGCCCGCGTGATCCTGGTGGAATTCGTCATGCCGCCGGTGATCAGCCCGGAGAACGCCGGGAACGTCATGAGCGACGTGAACATGATGGTCGTGGTGGACGGCAGGGAACGCACCGAAAGGGAATTCCGCGACCTGCTGGAGCGCGCCGGATTCCGGCTCACCTTCATCACCGCCGCGCCCACCTCCTCCGGTTACCGCGTGATCGAGGCGGCGCCCGCCGATTAGGCCGGACCGGGGCGGCTCAGGCGGCTCAGGCGGCTCGGAGCGGAGCGGCGGCGGCTCAGGCGGCTCAGGCGGAGCGGCGGCGGTCCGGGGGGCGGCACGGATGTCAGAGGCCGCTTACCGTCGCGGGGCCGCCGCCGGGCAGGATGGGGTCCGCCGGTCTCAGGCCCACACAAGGAGTTCGCATGAGTTCTCTCGCCGGACGCGTCGCCCTGGTCACCGGGGGAGGCCGGGGCATCGGCCGCGCCGTGGCCCTGGCCCTGGCCGCCGACGGCGCCGCCGTGGCCATCGCCTACCGGCGCGACGAGCAGGCCGCCGCCGCGACCGTGGCCGGCCTGGAGGCCGCGGCGCCGGACGCCGCCCACCGCGCCTACCGGGCCTCGGTGGACGTTCTCGACGACTGCCGGGCCCTGGCCGGCCGCGTCGAGGCCGACTACGGGCGGCTGGACATCCTCGTGCACAGCGCGGGCATCGCCAGCCGCGGGCGCGGCGTGGCCGACACCGACCCCGCCGAGCCGGCCCGGCTGCTCGCGGTGCACGCGCTCGGCCCGCACCACCTCAGCCAGGCGCTGCTGCCCCTGATGCGGCGGTCCCCCCGCAGCGACATGATCTTCATGTCCAGCATGATCACAGACCGGTTCCCCGCCTACGGCGCCCCGTACGCGATGGGCAAGGCGGCGATGGAGGCCCTCGCGCACACCCTCGCCAAGGAGGAGCGCGGCAACGGCATGCACGTCAACATCGTCGCCCCGGGCCTGGTGGACACCGACATGGGCCAGCGCCTGATCAGGGCGACGGCGGGCATCGAGGACATCCGGGACCACGACGCCGCCTCCCCGTACGGGCACGTGTGCACGCCCGAGGAGGTCGCGGAGGTCGTGCGCTTCCTCGTCTCCGACGGCGCCTCCTACGTCACCGACCAGCGCGTGGTCGTCGACGGGGGCACGTTCTAGAGAGCGGCTCAGGAACGCGTCCAGTCGGGCTGGAGGAAACCGGCCACCCGCGCCTCCCGGCCGAGCAGCACCACCTCGCGGAACTGCCAGAGCATCGCCCCGGTCGGCGGATGCACCACCCAGTCGGGGCGCAGCCGCATCTGCAGCAGCCGCCCGCCGCCGATCTGCGGAACCCAGCGCGGGGTGTCCTCGTCGGCGAGCCTGGCCAGGGACACGTGGTGAACGGAGTGGACCTCCGCCGGGCTGGGCCGCAGGGGGCCCGGGTCGGCCGGGGCCACCACGACCGGCGTGATCGAGAAACCGGACGCGGCGGGGAAGTCGTCGAGCCGGCCGAGCACCTCGGCCGGGCCCACCCGCAGCCCCAGCTCCTCGTCCAGCTCGCGCAGCGCCGCCTCCACCGGTGTCTCGCCCTCGTCCACCCGGCCGCCGGGCAGGCCCCACTGCCCCGCGTTCCGTCCCCGG
This region includes:
- a CDS encoding GmrSD restriction endonuclease domain-containing protein; the encoded protein is MKRTGITAAALAVSLSAAVLSAPHALASPPAPPGKATTLEHLAALRVAAEGSSSGYDRDLFPHWSTVSGSCNTREIVLQRDGTNVQTDSSCAAISGSWYSPYDGATWTQASDVDIDHMVPLAEAWRSGASSWTTSRRESFANDRASSQLWAVTDNVNQSKGDQDPAEWIPSRTAFRCMYARSWTDVKYRYGLTVDAAEKQALSDLVNGYC
- a CDS encoding methyltransferase produces the protein MARPRVLDFAYGYMPAQIVYAAAELRLADALAGGPRTSAELAGETGTHAPSLYRLLRALASMGVVAQREADLFELTSAGEVLRSDHPASVRGLIGLYCGPEVWRSWGDLTATVRSGEPAWDRLVGMSSFEFMAGDEELAATFNRAMAEHTREVAPGIVEAYDFGRFGTIADLGGGDGTLLAAILRAVPEARGVLVDLPAGLAGADRTLAEAGVAGRCEVVPGDFFESVPEGADAYLLKSVIHDWNDEKAAAVLRTCRKAMRPDARVILVEFVMPPVISPENAGNVMSDVNMMVVVDGRERTEREFRDLLERAGFRLTFITAAPTSSGYRVIEAAPAD
- a CDS encoding ARPP-2 domain-containing protein — translated: MPSLSLAGLATGPAQAWGSVRLVPLLRDEPVPHLRLHRRVYRDPSIVEVGDGTVYTSFIPHAFVATWQDGDGPAASYGTRLLDKDDAGTGPARMPIRVRRRMARRVARDRLRFLPLHLAVEGYLALHFGGPEIAWEEWSRRALDRGLSPRCEESYLGLHVQGLEDALGVFEIHPGQCGVMIYVADALAGAFVVPHPDDYRALHATLVEDLYGERIYQYGLLRPPLDGMLVRIDDTRVRTPRDLRAEAARFQAEWARFHDEVMAGGLFDPDGTYQEVQYLNGFTLGRFLPSFALRRENHIGEAVTDGEGRIAYLKSFRLSDGQVHRGHLLTRLAAHGWRLADAAPALGTDAAGLALRLERSGFGYLLRQDVLDHYRAQARARSQARARARR
- a CDS encoding PIG-L family deacetylase; translation: MKPQLTLMAVHAHPDDEVLGTGGLLARCAEEGIRTVLVTCTNGEAGDDAGGLKPTDDGHDGEEVARRRLAELRASAALLGVDHVELLGHRDSGMVGWETNGHPEAFANVPVETAAAPLAALMERYRPQVVVTYDENGGYGHPDHIQAHRIAVAATESTGIPSKLYYTAVPRSGIVRLMEYLKDSGMDVSGFDLPDDFGVPDEMITSVVDVSAYVERKRKALEAHASQGENIFLLRLPEEAQQMALGSEPFIRHLSRVEAPDHEDDLFAGLRG
- a CDS encoding VOC family protein; its protein translation is MTREDGMTATPRNTFYPLVKYRDPAKAMDWLEQAFGFVPLAAHKDDDGRVVHAEMRYDTGIVMFGAGEPGGPGVYVAVDDPDAHHDRAREAGAEIFRGLSDQSYGSRDYAARDPEGNEWYFGTYRP
- a CDS encoding HAD domain-containing protein — encoded protein: MGSPVVLLDIDGVLNPFKRPHRGYRRHRCSPNGVTFKLWLNSGHGRVLLELAETTGAELAWASYWCDEANVWVCPRIGLPELPFVPIPRYPGITEGGTRGAWKARHVASWAQRRPFVWFEDEPDVTDCVAAEPGVGDHLLVPVDPQVGLTGEHIERAAGWLRSLGG
- a CDS encoding NUDIX hydrolase gives rise to the protein MTDPLPAPPATLVSFREVAADRLGAFAHTTVPDSPGSRRAGVVVCVVEHQGVPSVILIKRAYRGRNAGQWGLPGGRVDEGETPVEAALRELDEELGLRVGPAEVLGRLDDFPAASGFSITPVVVAPADPGPLRPSPAEVHSVHHVSLARLADEDTPRWVPQIGGGRLLQMRLRPDWVVHPPTGAMLWQFREVVLLGREARVAGFLQPDWTRS
- a CDS encoding SDR family NAD(P)-dependent oxidoreductase; this encodes MSSLAGRVALVTGGGRGIGRAVALALAADGAAVAIAYRRDEQAAAATVAGLEAAAPDAAHRAYRASVDVLDDCRALAGRVEADYGRLDILVHSAGIASRGRGVADTDPAEPARLLAVHALGPHHLSQALLPLMRRSPRSDMIFMSSMITDRFPAYGAPYAMGKAAMEALAHTLAKEERGNGMHVNIVAPGLVDTDMGQRLIRATAGIEDIRDHDAASPYGHVCTPEEVAEVVRFLVSDGASYVTDQRVVVDGGTF
- a CDS encoding class II glutamine amidotransferase translates to MVGGMCRLFGMTTGGPRVRATFWLLDAPQSLHAQSRRMPDGTGLGWFSLGDEPVRDRAPIAAYENPDFASAARNVVSHTFVSHVRYASSGSISVHNAHPFNMRNRLFAHNGVVQGLDVLDSWLTEVDRALLEGHTDSERVFAYITAEIRRHGDTTAGLVAAVRRIAAELPVYSLNLLLAEARRLWALRYPSPNELWVLEPDLQRPGRHLGAGHEPGSLDLEPAGGARHVPAYVIASERMDEDPDWRLLEPGELLVVDGLRATSMFPFEPPAHPLTTADLSAMEVSSQV
- a CDS encoding TetR/AcrR family transcriptional regulator; amino-acid sequence: MTATTRERLLDAAQHLYARRGLDAVSLREINQAAGARNATAVQYHFGDRAGIVRAVFDRHRPDIEARRHALLDAYEAGRRAPGRRGDPAARQEDVRALAGALVRPLAARLEDEGGRDFLRIWAEVINRPGPLAPTAALEDPRDSVYRWRMLVLPLLEADAARLHRRFVAIQHASIALGRRARSGPHTDDRLFVSYLIDVVTAILAAPVSEETRALAAERDAALEDRPPGGSHSSKTASRQAPQTGHVTE